A genome region from Methanococcoides burtonii DSM 6242 includes the following:
- a CDS encoding YkgJ family cysteine cluster protein, which translates to MFSDYRQRLVNELKEELEAAENISCEYLASQIRSIGFTCSMCGKCCRRSCGDNRVFLTSSDIRSLQECSLDDAVFPMLPDIQDVPFEDALHEYAQELEVDSQGRYHTFGWMLKRKVNGNCSFIGEDGSNRCGIYDRRPMLCGTYPFYIKCGKLLTSECEGLGKPISDEDAVLLAEGLLGRYVTELKDTALLYEKFEANEGSSPNMNSSKSSFDVDEVLFVVHDHNGNSEFVIKLHK; encoded by the coding sequence ATGTTCTCGGATTATAGGCAGCGTCTTGTCAATGAACTCAAAGAAGAGCTTGAAGCTGCCGAAAATATTTCTTGTGAATATCTGGCATCACAGATACGTAGTATCGGTTTTACCTGTTCCATGTGTGGTAAATGCTGTAGGCGTTCCTGTGGGGACAATCGTGTTTTTTTGACATCTTCTGATATACGTTCATTGCAGGAATGCTCTCTTGACGATGCGGTCTTCCCAATGTTGCCTGATATTCAGGATGTTCCTTTTGAAGATGCTTTGCATGAGTATGCCCAGGAGTTAGAAGTGGACTCTCAGGGCCGATATCATACGTTTGGATGGATGCTGAAAAGGAAGGTGAATGGCAATTGTTCTTTTATTGGTGAGGATGGTAGCAATAGGTGTGGCATCTATGATCGCAGACCTATGCTTTGTGGGACCTATCCTTTCTATATCAAGTGTGGCAAGTTGCTGACCTCTGAATGTGAAGGTCTGGGAAAGCCTATTTCCGATGAGGATGCTGTTTTGCTCGCAGAGGGCCTGCTGGGCAGGTATGTTACTGAGCTGAAAGATACTGCTCTCCTTTATGAGAAATTCGAGGCAAATGAAGGCTCTTCTCCTAATATGAATTCCTCTAAGAGCTCTTTCGATGTCGATGAAGTTCTTTTTGTTGTGCATGATCATAATGGCAATTCGGAGTTTGTAATTAAATTACATAAGTGA
- a CDS encoding DHH family phosphoesterase — protein MNYSLRGGINIPTLKEIDVPDKKWQNPTYLILGSGSIGFAVAKELRELDKDLIIVDKDSQKVETLREDAYQAIAGDISDPEVYKQLNLKELTGVLVLSSDNEANKKALEIISTLGINDAYCVARASDAINLQEMEALGADLVLMPSRLVAKSLVRSLGRAEVVHRGNKLSQWFKDMSGKALAIVVHDNPDPDAISSALALQKIAESFDVRSSILYHGEIGHQENKAFVNLLGIDLNRMEEHSLSDFTDIAMVDCAVPGANNMLSPGMHLGIVLDHHPLGDSEIDADFVDIRPNVGASATILTKYLQELNIEIDKVLATALLYGIRTDTLDFKRNTDSADLSAAAYLYPLADHEILDQLERPSMSIETLDILGEAILNRQVIGSYLLTNVGVIRDRDALPQAADYLLSLEGISTSIVFGVSDDRIFISGRSNDIRINLGEVLRRAFGEKAAGGHSNAAGAQIPLGVFSDIKDRQTLLRLVNEAVVKKFLNAVGVDRDTE, from the coding sequence ATGAATTATAGCTTACGAGGAGGTATCAATATACCCACTTTGAAAGAAATAGATGTCCCGGACAAGAAGTGGCAAAATCCCACTTATCTGATCTTGGGAAGTGGCAGTATCGGTTTTGCTGTCGCAAAGGAGCTCCGTGAGCTCGATAAAGACCTTATAATCGTTGATAAGGATTCGCAAAAAGTTGAAACGTTACGCGAAGACGCGTATCAGGCTATTGCAGGGGATATCTCTGACCCTGAGGTATATAAACAGTTGAACCTCAAAGAGCTTACAGGGGTTCTAGTTCTTAGTTCTGACAATGAGGCCAACAAAAAGGCACTTGAGATAATATCCACTTTGGGGATAAATGATGCTTATTGTGTCGCAAGGGCATCTGATGCCATCAACCTACAGGAAATGGAAGCTCTCGGTGCAGACCTTGTGTTAATGCCATCCCGTTTGGTTGCAAAATCACTAGTAAGGTCACTTGGACGTGCAGAAGTGGTTCATCGTGGTAACAAGCTGTCACAATGGTTCAAGGATATGTCTGGCAAAGCACTTGCCATCGTAGTTCACGACAATCCCGACCCGGATGCTATTTCCAGTGCACTTGCGCTACAAAAGATCGCGGAATCATTTGATGTTAGGTCCTCTATATTGTACCACGGTGAGATCGGTCATCAGGAGAACAAGGCATTCGTGAATCTGCTGGGTATCGACCTTAACAGGATGGAAGAGCATAGTCTTTCTGATTTTACTGATATAGCAATGGTGGATTGTGCAGTTCCGGGAGCCAATAATATGCTGTCCCCGGGGATGCATCTTGGTATTGTTCTGGATCATCATCCACTGGGAGATTCAGAGATAGATGCTGATTTTGTGGATATTCGTCCTAATGTGGGAGCATCTGCAACGATCCTTACCAAATACCTGCAGGAATTGAACATCGAGATCGATAAGGTTCTTGCAACTGCTTTGCTTTACGGGATAAGGACGGATACATTGGATTTCAAGAGGAATACCGATTCTGCAGATCTTTCTGCAGCTGCTTACCTTTACCCATTGGCAGACCATGAGATACTTGACCAGCTCGAACGTCCTTCAATGTCTATCGAGACGCTTGATATTTTGGGAGAGGCTATTCTTAACAGGCAGGTCATTGGTAGTTATCTGTTGACGAACGTTGGTGTCATAAGGGACCGCGATGCCCTTCCGCAGGCAGCGGATTATTTGTTAAGCCTTGAAGGCATCTCTACGTCTATCGTTTTCGGTGTGTCCGATGACCGTATCTTCATCTCAGGTCGAAGCAATGACATCAGGATAAATCTCGGGGAGGTCCTTAGACGGGCCTTTGGAGAAAAGGCGGCAGGAGGTCACTCCAATGCAGCAGGGGCACAGATCCCGCTTGGTGTGTTCAGTGATATAAAGGATAGGCAGACACTTCTCAGACTTGTCAATGAGGCAGTTGTTAAGAAATTCCTTAACGCGGTCGGGGTTGATAGGGATACGGAATGA